Within Fusarium keratoplasticum isolate Fu6.1 chromosome 8, whole genome shotgun sequence, the genomic segment CTTCGGGGAGGTTGAGGTGTTCGTCAGTGGTGGGGTTGTCGTCAGAGGTGGCTGAGGCGGATCACGTGGCGCCCCGCGATAaacttgatggcttcaacaatGTCGGTGCCGTCATATAATTCTGGGGCCCCGCTCAGAGAAGACTCATAGATGATTTCTGGTTCACAACAAGATAGCTCTCCAGGCTCACGCCGCGTTTCAATCGCATATTCCAGGGTCAACTCTTTATAGATTTCTTTACATCATGTCCGAAATTCGCTTCCTTCGGCGGAGTCTCcgcatcctcgtcctcaatCCCAACTCATCCACCACCATGACGGCAGGGGCGGCCAATGCCATTCGGCAAATGTCTCTTCCAGAAGTATGACATCTCAAGACAAACAGAGATTGAATTTCTACACACGCtgatcttgtcaaagtcggtGGAGATTTACACCTACACGGCCCCTCCAGGTGTTGCCCCTGGTAGCATCAACGACCAGGAGGGGATTGACGCCAGTGCAAAGGCTGTCCTTGATGACCCCAACATtcaggaggagctcgactCCGACAAGTACGATGCGGTGCTTGTGGCTTGCTTCAGCGTGCACTGTCTCGTCTCCAAGTTGACGAGATACCGTCACCTCGCTGTCACCGGCATCTTTGAAGCCAGCATTCTCACGGCTCTTTCTCTCATTCCCGCACCAGACGATGCCAGCAAATGGGGCATTGTCACAACGGGGAAATGGTGGGAGGACCACCTGTCGAACGGTGTCAAGAAATTCCTTGGCCAGGAACGggatggcatcaacaacaagttCGCCGGCGTCTTCTCGTCTGGCCTCACCGCAGGCGACTTTCACACGGTATCACCAGAGCAGGTCAAGGAAAAGCTCAAGGGAGCAACTCGGGAGCTACTCTCTTCGGGGCAGGTGTCATGTGTCGTGATGGGGTGTGCAGGAATGGCGGGTCTGGAAGAAATAATTCGCTCAACAGCTGTCGAGATGTACGGCAAGGCCGACGGCAATCTCGTCTACATCATCGACGgtgtcaaggctggtgtcATGCAGTTGGAGCAGATGGTCCACAGCAAAAGGGCCTTTCGATGAAAAGTCATGTCAGTGATATCTCATTATTTCTGTCAAGTCATACCTGCAAACGCCTAAACCGCTCATATCCATCAAGCATTGTGAAAAGGAACTGGCTAATAACACTTGCTCAGACCCTTGAGGAATCTGTCAAAATCATGAAGCACTCATAAAATGACTGAAGCTGCAACTCGCTTTGTGGATGTGCAATTGTCACTGATCCAGGTCTGAACCAAGTATGCGTGGTGCGTTGGCCTTTACGCCGTGTTGCCCCTAATCAACCCGTCGCGTTCTGCCCCAGACCTCGTCggcatccttcttgccctttgtCTCTGGCACATTCCaagagacaaagatggctgATCCACTGGCCAGGCCAGCGAAGATGAAGTAGACCCATCCATGACCGCCAAGAAGGTTGTTCAGAGCCGTGTTGACGATGGGGAAGAATTGGGCCACGATGAATGTAGCCACGTAGTTGGCCGCAAGGCACCAGCTCTGTGTAGCTCCAACAGCTTCCTGCCCGACCAGCTCAGAGGCCAGGATAAAAGGCACGGGGCCGAGCCCAACGGCATAGAAGCCcacgaagatgacgacagcAAAGGCTGACAGAATCTTGACGCCAAAGACAATCGAAATAGCAAGAACAAATGCGCTTGATCCTTGTCCGATAATCGACGCGAGCAAACAAGTCTTGCGGCCGAGACGGTCAGGCAGAGGAGCGCAAGCAACCGTAGTAATCAGATTGACCACtgagatgaggatggtaaGGAGGGCCGAGGAAATCGGGAGGAGGTCCGCAAGGAGGGAGACGGAGTACATGATGATCGAGTTGATGCCGCATAGTTGTTGCACAAACATGATACCAACAACGGCAACAATGGCGGGCCTGTAGAGAGGGTCTTTGAGCACCTGAAGGAAGCCGAGGTGCTCAACAGGGCCCTTTACAGCGGCAGGGGCTATTTCAGCTGCTCCATCGGCCTGAAGAAGcccctcctcttcagtcGCTTCCCGTTCATCGGAGCTCCATGCCTCGGTTTCCTCGTGGATGTCGTAGCCCATACCACGGATCCTCTGCAACGTCCTCTTGGCCTTTGTAGAATCACCCTGCGCGGCTAGCCACGATGGACTCTCGGGCACAACCACCAGACCCAGAGTCTGTGCTGCAGAAATAAAGAAGCCGGAGCCAAggatccatctccaagcgTTTCCGTAGCTTAGGAAGTATCCAAGGGTCTGAACGCCCAGAATGCCCACGTTGATGGAGATCTGGGTcatgaagccaaagaggCCGCGCTCCTTGGGTGGCGCAATCTCGCTGATGTATAGAGGTACCACAACAGTAGAGGCACCAGCGCCAATTCCGGAAATGAGGCGGCCGAGCGCCATAACAAAGACACTTCCGGCGATTGTCTCGATGGCTGCTCCAAACAGGTAGAGCAGGGCGGTGAAGCGCATCGCAGGAAGACGACCGCGTCGAGACGAGAAGGGGCCAGACACCAGGGCTCCCAGCAAGCCTCCCAATGTGAATATCGACGATATGGTTGCGAAAGCAGCTTCGTTCATCGGGATACAATTGGAGAAGAGGCCGCCAGTGGGCTCGTTCGGTTTCGAAGAGGTGACGAACCCCTTGAGACGCTcaaaggtcgagatggactttTTACGGCAGGTGATGACATCTTGGGGCGCGTTGAGCTCGGCCTGTGGGTGATTGTCAGCAAGAGGTCATTGTCAGGGCATGCTGATGCTGGAGGGGAGGTACCAAATGGAAGCCGAACTGTAATGATCCCAGCGTCGTGATTACGATGAGCAGGATCAGATAGCCGCTGATATCGCGGAGCCTGATGGGGCCGCCTGCCATTTTGCCGTCGATTGCCGTGAATTGCTAAGGAAGCTGTAGAGTAGCTATCGCGGTgaagtggtgttgagagTTGGAGGTTcgtccagcagcagctcccaTGAGCTTCGGCGGGTGGTCATGGGGTGGGTCCACGTGCCGCAGTGGCTTGCATCCCCCCCTGCGTCATTCCGAGATAGGCTCTAGGGTCAGCCATGGACAAAGAGTTACGCCATGGCTCAATGCGATCTGAATGCGGAGGAATGTATCGAACTTTGTTTAGGTAGAATGAACGAGATCTACGTTCTATGTTGCCTATAGAGTTAAACTCTAAGCTTCCCCTTAGGAAAGTATCCTGGGATAAGAGTAAGGCATCATAAACAGCCGCCTTTAACCATGGAACTCAGGTGGTTGTTATTCAACCCCGCCTTTAATTAGGCGCCGGGAAAATAAAGACATTCAACTCGACTCTACGCTTTTGGGTGAGGTTCTTGAGATAACTGCTATGAGCGACCCATGGAGTATTACTGCAGGTGTAGTGGCAGTACTTCAACCTGCTGCCACGGCCACTCAGTATCTCAAAGACGTCAAGCAAGGCTCAACCGATCGGCTACGATTGCGCCATGAGCTGAGGAGCACAGCCTGTCCGCTCGAGATGCTCAAAGACCGTATCGAGAACTCAGAAGACGCGATTGAGGCTGCCCAGACCCTGAAGACTGTGCCTATCATAACGCTAGCCAGTCCCGGCGGccctctcagcctcttcaATATGatcctcaaggtcattgtTGCCAAGCTTGCGCCTCAGTGTAGTGTGGGGGCCTGGTTAAGGCTAAGCTAACGAACCTCAAACTTGACGATCTGATTGACAAATCTGACAGATCTGAGACCAAATATCGAGACAAGGAAGCGAAGAAGATCGCCCTTTGGATAACTCCAACATCTTTTCGTGCCAAGTATGCCAACGTCTTGGAAAGTGGATGGCCTGGGACTGGCATCTGGCTACTTGAGCATGAGACCTTCCAGAGCTGGTTAAAAGGAGACATCGATACCTTGTGGTGCCTGGGTGCTCGTGCTTGTGGTTATTTCAACTGTGATGGTTTAGTCAGGGCTGTCAAGACGAAACTCGCGTGAGTAGgctcttgatcttggtgGCTTTCATCGTCACTTACCCAACTTGCTTCAGCTCCTTGATTTTCCCCAGTAGTTTGGATGCCACGTACTCGGATGCCCTAGAACTAATCTACAGCCAAACCCCAAACGCTGTATATCTAGCTGAGGCTGTGTTGTTCCGGGTGTTGTATGCGAAACGGCCCCCTATGGCTTTGGAGTTCCAGCAAATGGACGCCACCCAGGAGCCATCAAAGGACATGGCCCTtcaagatgacgatgttCCGGACGGCATATCCTAACTGTCGCTTTTTCGGGgcctcaacatcgtcaatgGAGATTTATAGACTGTTTGACTAGTTTATTATAAGGCTGAGCAATACTTTGAAGGGTCTCATGGTTAAAAGCTTATGCAAGGCAGGACGCGCATCACATGGATCAATTCGAAGTATCTGGCTTTGCAAAACCTTTCTGGTGGTATCTGTACAACATACAATGACATGGCCTAGCGGCTCAAGCAGTATCCTTTCCTTGAATATGCTGTGAAGGGTTGGGCTCTGAAATCAACAAGCTCAAAGGAGATGATTTCGTCCGGTGGCTGGACAAGTTGCCTTCCGATGCTACCGCGGTGCATAGAACAAATCAGGGTTTCGGCCTTGACGACTTCCGCTATTTCAACTGGAGCCGAGAGTTCCCAAGAGGTACCCCTGCTCTCGTTTTCGCCGCTGCTGGTTGACCACGGGGCAGTACTCCCTCTCTATTGGCCGCCGAGCGTCTACCGGGGCCTCAAGCAGGGCGTTTAAACAGCTTGTCAGGTGGCTCATGGCTGGCTATGAAGCCGTTGCTAGAAACCTTCTGCCACGATAAAgtctcaagatggagagtGAATTGGCTAGAGTTCAAGAATCCGATGAGCCGGCTGAAGACGAGGTTACGACCAAGGCCGTATCACAGACTCAGCCATTTGGGACGGCCTGGATGAGTTTTccgaggtggtggaggacaTGGAGTACAGCATGGGGCTTTCAAGGCGTTACAGCCTGAATGAAGAGACTGCCAAAGGACATTTCGTACAGGTCGTCAGCTACACCAATAAAGTAACGGGCACGGTAGACACTGTGAAGACATTTAATGTCGAGAAATGGTCTAAATCGACCGCCAAACTCGAGGGTGTATGGCGTGAGTCTCGGGTACTGCGGAAAGTACAACGAGACTCTCACGAAACATCCTGCGCCTTACTGATTTAGGGGCTGAAGACAAAGAATGCAAGATCTTCATAGTTCTAGGACATGCCCTAGAAGGAGATCTCTTTAACTTGATTGTCTAAAAACATTGTTTGAGCGAGAATGACTGACGTAGAGTCGCCTCCTAGATGTTTTCAGTGCTTGCTTTCTTGACGAGTTGCATTGATTTTCAGATTGAGTACCTAGTGAGACTAAGGCAAGAAAGCATGACCTGGGATATGCAACATGGGGATATCAAGCTCGAGACTCTTCCTCTGTTTTATACCGAGACTCTCTTCGTCATGGCTGTCAGTTTCGGTATCCCGCGGGATTCTATTAGCTGACAAGTAAACCTTGATGGGTGTTTTCTAAGCGCCAGGCCCTGGTTGGCCGCTATCAAGCCAATAAGACCTTCTTTCGTACGAGCATAACATAGAGCGGAGCCTTTATACCGACCTCTGGTCTTCTTTCAATTACCTCATGACGGCGGTCCGACTTTTCAGAGCTATACCACTCATGATGTTTCGGCCAGTGGTTTTGAAAATTCATAAGCCAAAAGGTACGTCGGCCATGTCCGAGTGCCGAACCGCTCTTACCTGAACTTAGTTGGAATGAACGAGAGATATGACGACAAGAACTTGCTACTAGTTCTACCCAGAGTTTTTGAGATATACTCAGCCACTTCTAGATTCAGACCTTGTTAACAACACGTCCTCTATTACAAAGCGGTAGACGTCAGCAACAATACTTCGGAACGTCGGGTTGACCCTTTGCATGATACGATTTCACGTATCCTCCTTCCCTTCTTTGTCTCGGCGTCACCGAGCAAAAGTCCTCTCTTCGTATAGCGGCACAGTTCAAACTTTGACAAACCCAGGGTAACCCAGGTAGTTGACAAATGGCGATTTTTGACTTTGGGCTAACTCGGAAACAGCTCGCCACAGCGGTGAGCACGGCGGTTCAAGGAATCCACTTCCCAGTCTCGGGAACACGATCCTCCCGTGTTAGCGGCAGATCTTCGTAACGTTGTCTTGCAGACTCGCGAAAAGTGTACGGTAGACGTATACGGTGGGCAAGGTTACAGGGTAGAAGTGGGTTTTCAGTTGATGATTACGTGTATGTATGCAGACCGGAGTTTACAGGACTGACGAACAACTCGCATTAGAGACTACGTATGTGGCAGAATAACAAAGATTCAGCATGGATAAGCACTGAATGCTTGCGTAGACCGAGCAGAATAGTTTAGCTGCTTAGCCTTATTCCTATAATTTCATATGGTGCCTTGGCATTTCGCTCTTCTCTACTGACATCTCAACAAAAGTCGGAGGTTACGGAGTCCGCAAATCAGAGCAGACAGGAAGCCTAGTTAACCTATCATACCAATCCCTGAGCTGCCATCGGCAGGCGTGGGTGATTAAGCTTTCTGTCTCCAAAATATCTCAAACACGTTGATCATTTTTCCTCCAATCGCCCACGTTCAACCGTATCCGTGCTCGCATATCCCCCGGCACGTGGTGCGATCCCTGGAGGTATTGGGCCCCGTCTAGACTCATGATCCGTAAAGACATTAGATAACGACTTGCTCACGTATTCTGCTTTACGAGATCCTGCGGTACTCATCATTTGCGTGGACTCTACCTGTAACACTAGTCTCTCCCTCATAGCACTTGAGACAGCCCTGTTATACGATCATCTCGAGCTCAAACAACCATGATTTTTAGCTTGCTCTCTAGCACCTCGTCTAGTAATAACCATAACGGTAACCATGATCCGGCGTCCCGGGGTGGGTTGTCGCCGCCCGGACATGGGACCATCTCGGACGGGCCGACCCCATAACAAAGGGGCGTAAGGCGTGGATCTCGGGACACGATCCATGAATGGCAAGGTGCAGCGCTCGGAAGAAATCCAGGGGCTGGTTCCGTGATGATGCTACACTGGACTGGGCGAACTACCGAAAGTAAGGGTCCTGAGCCATTCCCATGGGCGTGTCCGCTTGTTAACCGTATTTTGAAGCATCTGACTTAAGGTTAAGATGGAATACGAGGTTGTTCAACCCCCGTGTACTCTTCTAGGACTATCCTAGAATAAGCTGTGAAAGTGAAAGGGGGCAGGCAGTCAGCAGAAGATGTTGGAGGCTGCGATTGTTGAACGACAGTATGCCAAGCAAAGCCGGTAGATAGAGTAACACGTCGATCAAGATGCCAGTCGGATTTTCCTCCCCATCTCCGTGATCCATACTGCTGTTGGCTCTAAAAATTCGGCAAACATTCATAAGGCTGAACCCATCACCCGGCTCCAGCTCGCTTGTCCTTGTCAGCCACTGCCGACCGATGGAGCTCCAGGTACATGAATTACCCTGCTGCAGCAGTGACAGTTGTTTACATGCCTCACGGCTTGACCGACTCGGTTTCGCTCCAGGACATCCTTGCAACGGCGGAACAATTCCTCCATTGGGGAGGTGGCCTTCTGGAATAGGGCCACGCAACGATCTTCTGGGTGACAGGATGCAACAATCGCCCCGAATACACACCCTGACGGTTCGGCGAAGCAATGATTCCCCGGGGTTTGTATGTCACTCCGGCACTACACCGCCAAGGGCATGGAAGCCTACGGCTCCTCGGTGTTTGCCGAGTAGTGAAACACCGAGAAGCGATGCAATCTATCATCCCAACCTCGAGGAACGCCAGGTATAAAAGGGTAGCCAAGTCCTCTCCTAGACAACCCCTTcactccatcaccatcacgcACTCAATCAGACATCACTCAGCTCAActctcaagctcaactcAATCACCATGAAGGCCTCcgctctcatcatcgccgccgtcaCTGGCGCCTCTGCTGCCGTCACTACCACTCTTCCCGCTTCCAAGGGTGTCCAGAGCGAACCCACTGCCATCCCCGTTCCCAAGGGAGGCAAGTACGATGGTGGCATGAAGCGATTCGTGCGCAACCGTAAGTCAACCCTGAAACAACAATCCGGCCGTCATGACAACCTCGGTTACTAATATCCATTTCCGCCTCCAGCCACCACTTGCAAGGACCAGTACGAGACTGGTGAGAAGGACGCCTCCTTCATTCTCGAGGACGGTGCCACTCTCTCcaacgtcatcatcgaccgCTCTTCCGGTGAGGGTGTTCACTGCAAGGGCACTTGGTAAGTCCCTATCTCACCAACACCTACACCACAACTAACACATCCACTAGCACCCTGAACAATGTCTGGTGGGCCGACGTCTGTGAGGACGCCGCCACCTTCAAGCAGAAGTCTGGTACCTCCACCGTCAACGGTGGTGGTGCCTTCAGCGCCCAGGACAAGGTTCTCCAGTTCAACGGCCGCGGCACGCTGAACGTCAACGACTTCTACGTCCAGGACTACGGCAAGCTGGTCCGCAACTGCGGCAACTGCGAGGGCAACGGCGGCCCccgcaacatcaacatcaagggcGTTGTCGCCAAGAACGGTGGCGAGCTTTGCGGCGTCAACCACAACTACGGCGACGTCTGCACCATCACCGACTCTTGCCAGAACAAGGGCAAGAGCTGCCAGGCCTACACCGGCAACgaccagaagaaggagcccCCGAAGTTCGGCGAGGCTGGCGACAACGGCAAGTCTTGCCTTGTCAAGAGCCTCCGCACCAACTGCTAGATGGCTTCACCCAGCTCTGCAGAGCGGTGATGAGTCTCGCCTccaggaggagcttctccatGGGGGAGAGATTAGTCACTGCTTGATGATTGTGTGTGTTATCTTAAAGTTGTCACTTCTATGGAATCTAGCTGGATCTGGTGCTAGAGAGGAAAAAAGAGCATAGAAGTGATAGTTCTTGTGTGTACATATTTAGACTGATAGTATATAAAACGTGGTGCTTGATGGAACTCCTTGGCTGCTCATGTCTTTCGATTGCCCTTCTCAGTGTGCCCTCTCATTGAAGAAAAAGTACAGAAGCTTCAAAGAGGCTCTGGGCTCGCGGACTTAACGATATCCTGCAATGCACCGCAACTTGCATCAAATACCCATGGATGATAGACATAGTGCTCAATGGTCAACCGCTTCTCCCTGTTCACACTAATCATGTTGTGGATAGTAAATAGACAAGGTATGATTCATTGGCCTAAAGTAGAATAAGGCCCACCTGCTCACTCAACTCTCCCCAATCACAGCAGTCTGACGAGTTACATGGTTCAGTACAGATTACTGCATAGGGTCTAGTAGAGAATGATTCATAATGAACACACTGTTTCGGATGGGTATCATTTGAAGTTGATGATTGAGAGGGAGAATATATAAGAGAATGTTGGTAACttgaagagaaagagattgTTTACTATCCGATTCAACAATACCAATCAAGGTGACACTGGAAACACCACTACCAACCAGTGCCAAGTAACTATGAAGACGAAATCCACCCCCGAGTACGCCGAGGTCACGGCCGACTTCAAACCCCTCCCAAAACACGGCCACCTCTCAGAAAAGATCCCAGAGTATGCAGCCGCTGAGGATCAGATCAGGGCTGGCTACGAGCCCATTTGGGGTGCCCCCGACTTTCCTTCCATGCGGGCCATTGCCGGCAATGCTGATGCTCCCATGCCCCCTGGTGGCCCGGATCGCTACCATGAGGTAGTGACGGAGTTGATTCAGTTTCCTGTTCGTGATGGGACTTTGATTGAGCTCAAGGTTTACAAGTCGCCGAGTGTTGTGGAGGATGCTACTTTGATGTATCGCATGCACGGCGGTGGTATGTTCTGAATCTGAGTATCAAATGCGATCTGCTAATTTCTGCGACTTAGGCATGGTTGTTGGAAGCCACGAAGTTGATGGTGCCGAGAATGTCTATGCTGctaccaacaccaacattgTTGTTGTCAGCGTGGATTACCGCCTGTGAGTTCTTTTGGCATCAAAATTGAGAACTATCCGCTGATGATGCTAGGGCTCCGGAATACCCATTTCCAATCCCATTCCAAGATAGCTACGATGGTCTCCTCTGGGTTTGTGGCTCATATACAACACGCTGAAAGTGGTGCACGTTACTAATGGCCCTTCAGTGCAAGGAGAATGCAAAGACCCTCGGTGTCAACCCTGAAAATATTATCCTGAGCGGAAGCAGCGCAGGAGGCAGTCTTGTGAGTACGCTTCAAGTGTTCGCTGGAGTATGTGTTAACATCCTACCCTAGGCCGCAACTGTTGCCGTTCAGGCTAGAGACGATGGGCTGACTGGCATTGTTGCTCAAGTCCTCCACTTTCCTTTGACTTGCCACCCCAAGTTCTTCCCCAGGGAAAAGTACGAATTTGGAAGTTATATCCAAAACTCAGAAAACCCTGTTCTCAGCTCTGTTATTTACGAGCTGACTCTCGACGCGCACACTCCTAATGTTGAGCATGACTGGAGGCATTCACCTCTTCTCGCAAAGTCGCATGAGGGCCTCCCTCC encodes:
- a CDS encoding Abhydrolase-3 domain-containing protein; translation: MKTKSTPEYAEVTADFKPLPKHGHLSEKIPEYAAAEDQIRAGYEPIWGAPDFPSMRAIAGNADAPMPPGGPDRYHEVVTELIQFPVRDGTLIELKVYKSPSVVEDATLMYRMHGGGMVVGSHEVDGAENVYAATNTNIVVVSVDYRLAPEYPFPIPFQDSYDGLLWCKENAKTLGVNPENIILSGSSAGGSLAATVAVQARDDGLTGIVAQVLHFPLTCHPKFFPREKYEFGSYIQNSENPVLSSVIYELTLDAHTPNVEHDWRHSPLLAKSHEGLPPALIQCAGGDILRDDAFAYAEALEVDGVDVELHAYAGLPHCFPVILTQIPQVATFYERYTKFLEKYAK
- a CDS encoding MFS domain-containing protein gives rise to the protein MAGGPIRLRDISGYLILLIVITTLGSLQFGFHLAELNAPQDVITCRKKSISTFERLKGFVTSSKPNEPTGGLFSNCIPMNEAAFATISSIFTLGGLLGALVSGPFSSRRGRLPAMRFTALLYLFGAAIETIAGSVFVMALGRLISGIGAGASTVVVPLYISEIAPPKERGLFGFMTQISINVGILGVQTLGYFLSYGNAWRWILGSGFFISAAQTLGLVVVPESPSWLAAQGDSTKAKRTLQRIRGMGYDIHEETEAWSSDEREATEEEGLLQADGAAEIAPAAVKGPVEHLGFLQVLKDPLYRPAIVAVVGIMFVQQLCGINSIIMYSVSLLADLLPISSALLTILISVVNLITTVACAPLPDRLGRKTCLLASIIGQGSSAFVLAISIVFGVKILSAFAVVIFVGFYAVGLGPVPFILASELVGQEAVGATQSWCLAANYVATFIVAQFFPIVNTALNNLLGGHGWVYFIFAGLASGSAIFVSWNVPETKGKKDADEVWGRTRRVD